In the Drosophila biarmipes strain raj3 chromosome X, RU_DBia_V1.1, whole genome shotgun sequence genome, one interval contains:
- the LOC108024781 gene encoding thyroid adenoma-associated protein homolog isoform X1 — protein sequence MNDLNLRVAALKLCAHPKRFAELRDALVPLPERWKSAPQQYVRQFAVAGSSAEQVQVVKDIFFVDPQQDHEQVARFLADLLLASPLKHAVRNQLTKLFSDNALAKQDAKRLRGHSKEQLLEALQQSLGEMARSLAEITPTALSHDRTNDVFVSANACLQNFPFGREALGQQVHLFAPLLPSALERYWADISDPSLELSPTRRNELYLYVQNALRFLVSLLSEWSDQLRLCDGHRLLGPACAVAQKVARHMDTPWDVRSIAGLLIGHLARFSGTFQEYIAECSRPQAEQDLPVQTAALLVLRRTDYEEYAPQALAILKTIVSVGERESSVSNLLVFLSKHLFIYSKSLGEFQDLLPTPEQEIVYQQILAELQRFALQNISNATDSVRHMSSALLRQVLQHAQLAGREQLFQAVYRHFHAAPLSASCPALEQLVAVAGVSRCLEHCPSLFGAIFPRFLGCEDSVDALFRAMMVSAHKTQPFAEWHGLWIGQLLAAIQAPEKRRSVIEQQLTQAVQLEPQTLAHLLLRDARLPLSSKLAAILSVRQLSARRQELLRDLKQDVDQALLGLDDHTRLLALRFVVETPRPSEHLTTAEAEAIRLYLRHNANNPSAHLRQLGYGLLQKALRRIHLGLAEHQKRPTPAGEELLRLLTRLTGDLSRNLFPSANYGRRWLSLHLLRDCVELGRKLQLQIGEQQLPAEALPNLEHCLADSYEQNKVLAARLLETLQSRARFQPDEIIGLLLSLRPPDSATGAFQLQVYCRAQEVKHALPLPVKANETIHEPRTYRALQWCMEHLREGLCLAQRDLAEAAKLNPLYGLLFASRHLLQQLNLQQLAKEHAWRQYVEELVTTCLEVSRVVLPVVSSASPEGHLPATRDQETDQPLTNVLSRRLPSEALQQVRTTPQMVLLCAWRSIKEVCLILGELVQRAPLEEEQQWEQADFLLSSGQLEAIGELFLLLLAETKHRGAFEQAYVGFTMLCRRFWHSDSVRLNQLPGQWVSEAMAMVSGEEVRKARLCSTRRSAGMPFMLQALICTELKLGTHATLHRCMHRLLEVCERRTGGSAGITARSHALNILRALFRCSELAELVTEFMARGIQCALEGLLLAEEWAERNCATLLLAALIVRVFGVERARLETGELHVRNRMTGRIFFTRYPQLFDYFHAALQREAEQMDSIQAGSEAEIGGGKRRQAVQLEAMLLMLSRLYPSSLEGAESTLNLSEFVPFLIKICRSHDLMTRERAALVVANFVSQEQALAEIRRLVVELKALQLRLKKEKEAFILDTNLLHGQLLLLLQLHRLVRWTRPSLTRMQLHTLAALAAPILQRDACAFSALVEVMTASMEDAVDPEQLDYQLLEEIGAVYLLDHKEVRRRCREQGISMRFYQMFGLHLHRLRDISQGVVLHIVEDLSEPIWSLDELKVELWLYILLQRSLGEAHSLVSELDIEHFQFAADIRRYYQTLSPELRAEIAQELYRSQAVRSCVLQMRKASTSGCWSLQLAGRLAALQPLLQDPGLDLSGLVQRCSEEHSSHQEAGLVLGLKRLIAERKTLERQHWPPLLNYALHLVEPVQPLYLRHQAAELCDLLARKHLKDQLGLGVASVDVEVVGRFIRLVLLLLLDEAEWVRHKAAQLVCSAGFRSEVQVAKDILPSALTPEFLKAVLAKLEKQANDSDFLLRLFHLIAEPFLAAEAKDSEPNIDEDGDVEVFDKQVINLYCEPLLVLCELSAAFRGQFGKSQELMAAINALGLPADLVPS from the exons ATGAACGACTTGAACCTGCGCGTGGCCGCCCTGAAGCTGTGTGCGCACCCCAAGCGCTTTGCGGAGCTGCGCGACGCCCTCGTTCCGCTGCCCGAGCGCTGGAAGTCGG ctccCCAGCAGTATGTGCGCCAGTTCGCAGTGGCCGGCAGCAGTGCGGAGCAGGTGCAGGTGGTCAAGGACATCTTCTTCGTGGATCCGCAGCAGGATCATGAGCAGGTGGCCCGCTTCCTGGCCGACCTCCTGCTGGCCAGTCCCCTCAAGCACGCCGTGCGCAACCAGCTGACCAA ACTCTTCTCGGACAATGCGCTGGCCAAGCAGGATGCCAAGCGACTACGCGGCCACTCCAAGGAGCAGCTGCTGGAGGCACTGCAGCAGTCGCTCGGCGAGATGGCCAGAAGTCTGGCAGAGATCACCCCGACGGCTCTGAGCCACGATCGCACCAACGACGTCTTCGTGTCCGCCAACGCCTGCCTGCAGAACTTCCCCTTTGGACGCGAGGCCCTGGGCCAGCAGGTGCACCTCTTCGCGCCGCTGCTGCCCAGCGCCCTGGAACGCTACTGGGCGGATATAAG TGATCCCTCGCTGGAGCTCTCGCCCACGCGTCGCAACGAGCTCTACCTGTACGTGCAGAACGCCCTGCGCTTCCTGGTCAGCCTGCTCTCCGAGTGGAGCGACCAGTTGCGCCTGTGCGATGGCCACAGGTTGCTGGGCCCGGCGTGTGCGGTGGCCCAGAAGGTGGCTCGCCACATGGACACGCCGTGGGATGTGCGCTCCATTGCCGGCCTGCTGATCGGCCACCTGGCGCGCTTCTCGGGCACATTCCAGGAGTACATCGCCGAGTGCTCGAGGCCACAGGCGGAGCAGGATCTGCCTGTGCAGACGGCCGCCCTGCTCGTCCTGCGGCGCACTGACTACGAGGAGTACGCTCCGCAGGCTCTGGCCATTCTGAAGACGATCGTCAGCGTGGGCGAGCGCGAGAGCAGCGTGAGCAACCTGCTCGTCTTCCTATCCAAGCACCTGTTCATCTACTCCAAGTCGCTGGGCGAGTTTCAGGACCTTCTGCCTACCCCCGAGCAGGAGATCGTTTATCAGCAGATCCTTGCGGAGCTGCAAAGGTTTGCCCTGCAGAACATCTCCAATGCCACGGACTCGGTGCGCCACATGAGCAGCGCCCTGCTGCGCCAGGTGCTACAGCACGCCCAGCTGGCTGGTCGGGAGCAGCTCTTTCAGGCGGTCTATCGCCACTTTCATGCCGCCCCACTCAGTGCCAGCTGCCCGGCTCTGGAGCAGCTCGTGGCGGTGGCGGGAGTGAGTCGGTGCCTTGAGCACTGTCCCTCGCTGTTTGGCGCCATTTTCCCGCGCTTCCTGGGCTGCGAGGACAGCGTGGATGCCCTGTTCAGAG CCATGATGGTTTCGGCCCACAAGACGCAGCCCTTCGCCGAGTGGCACGGACTGTGGATCGGCCAGCTTCTGGCCGCGATTCAGGCGCCCGAGAAGCGGCGCTCGGTCATCGAACAACAGCTCACCCAGGCGGTGCAACTGGAGCCCCAGACCCTGGCCCACCTGCTGCTCCGCGACGCCCGGCTGCCACTCAGCAGCAAGCTGGCGGCGATTCTCAGTGTGCGGCAGCTGAGCGCGAGGCGACAGGAGCTGTTGCGAGATCTGAAGCAGGATGTGGACCAGGCCCTGCTCGGACTGGACGACCACACGCGCCTCCTGGCGCTGCGCTTCGTGGTGGAGACGCCGCGTCCCAGCGAACACCTGACCACGGCCGAGGCGGAGGCCATTAGATTGTATCTGCGCCACAATGCCAACAATCCGAGCGCCCATCTGCGCCAGCTGGGCTACGGCCTGCTGCAGAAGGCTTTGCGGCGGATCCACCTCGGCCTGGCCGAGCACCAGAAGCGTCCCACGCCGGCGGGCGAGGAGCTGCTCCGCCTGCTGACCCGCCTAACCGGCGATCTGTCGCGCAATCTGTTTCCCTCGGCGAACTACGGGCGACGCTGGCTGTCGCTGCACTTGCTCCGCGATTGCGTGGAGCTCGGCCGCAAGTTGCAGCTGCAGATCGGCGAGCAGCAGCTGCCCGCGGAGGCACTGCCCAATCTGGAGCACTGCCTGGCCGACAGCTACGAGCAGAACAAGGTGCTGGCCGCCCGGCTGCTGGAGACGCTTCAATCCCGTGCCCGCTTCCAGCCGGACGAGATAATCGGCCTGCTGCTCTCGCTGAGGCCGCCGGACTCGGCCACCGGAGCCTTCCAGCTGCAGGTATATTGCCGAGCCCAGGAGGTGAAGCATGCCCTGCCCCTGCCAGTGAAGGCGAACGAAACCATCCATGAGCCCAGGACATACAGGGCACTGCAGTGGTGCATGGAGCACTTGCGGGAGGGCCTGTGCCTCGCCCAGCGAGATCTCGCCGAGGCAGCCAAGTTGAATCCCTTGTACGGACTGCTCTTTGCCAGCCGGCATCTGCTCCAGCAACTGAATCTCCAGCAACTGGCCAAGGAGCACGCCTGGCGGCAGTACGTTGAGGAGCTGGTGACCACCTGCCTGGAGGTCAGCCGCGTGGTGCTGCCTGTGGTCAGCAGCGCCTCGCCCGAGGGCCACTTGCCCGCCACCCGCGACCAGGAGACCGATCAGCCGCTGACCAACGTGCTCAGCCGCCGGCTGCCCAGCGAGGCACTGCAGCAGGTGCGCACCACGCCCCAGATGGTGCTCCTGTGTGCCTGGCGCAGCATCAAGGAGGTGTGCCTGATCCTGGGCGAGCTGGTGCAGCGGGCGCCGCTggaagaggagcagcagtgGGAGCAGGCTGACTTCCTGCTCAGCAGTGGCCAGCTGGAGGCCATTGGGGAGCTGTTCCTGCTTCTGCTGGCCGAGACCAAGCATCGCGGCGCCTTCGAGCAGGCCTACGTGGGATTCACGATGCTGTGCCGGCGCTTCTGGCACAGCGACTCGGTGCGTCTCAACCAGCTGCCCGGCCAGTGGGTGAGCGAGGCCATGGCCATGGTCAGCGGCGAGGAGGTGCGCAAGGCCCGTCTGTGCTCCACGCGCCGCAGTGCCGGCATGCCCTTCATGCTGCAGGCGCTGATCTGCACGGAGCTCAAGCTGGGCACCCATGCCACGCTCCACCGCTGCATGCACCGGTTGCTGGAGGTGTGCGAGCGTAGGACAGGTGGGTCGGCCGGCATCACCGCGCGCAGCCACGCGCTCAACATCCTGCGCGCCCTCTTCCGCTGCAGCGAACTGGCCGAGCTGGTCACCGAGTTCATGGCCCGCGGCATCCAGTGCGCCCTGGAGGGCTTGCTCCTCGCCGAGGAGTGGGCGGAGCGCAACTGCGCCACCCTGCTGCTCGCCGCCCTCATCGTCCGCGTCTTCGGGGTGGAGCGCGCTCGCCTGGAGACCGGTGAGCTGCACGTGCGCAACCGGATGACGGGACGCATCTTCTTCACGCGGTATCCCCAGCTCTTCGACTACTTCCACGCCGCTCTGCAGCGGGAAGCGGAGCAAATGGACTCCATCCAGGCAGGCAGCGAGGCGGAGATCGGAGGCGGCAAGCGTCGGCAGGCTGTCCAGCTGGAGGCCATGCTGCTCATGCTCAGCCGCCTGTATCCATCCTCGCTGGAGGGCGCCGAGTCCACGTTGAAT CTGAGCGAGTTCGTGCCCTTCCTGATAAAGATCTGCCGCTCCCACGATCTGATGACACGCGAAAGAGCTGCCTTGGTGGTGGCCAACTTTGTGAGCCAAGAGCAGGCGCTCGCCGAGATCAGGCGCCTGGTGGTGGAACTCAAGGCGCTGCAGTTGAGATTGAAG AAGGAAAAGGAAGCCTTCATCCTGGACACGAATCTCCTGCACGGTCAGCTGTTGCTCCTGCTCCAACTGCACCGCTTGGTGCGCTGGACGCGGCCCTCGTTGACGCGCATGCAGCTGCACACGCTTGCCGCTCTGGCGGCTCCGATCCTCCAGCGCGACGCCTGTGCTTTCAGTGCGCTGGTGGAAGTGATGACGGCCTCCATGGAGGATGCCGTCGATCCTGAACAGCTGGATTACCAGCTGCTGGAGGAGATAGGCGCCGTGTATCTACTGGACCATAAGGAGGTGCGCAGACGCTGTCGGGAGCAGGGAATCTCCATGCGCTTCTACCAGATGTTTGGCCTCCATCTCCACCGATTGCGCGACATTTCCCAGGGCGTAGTGCTGCACATAGTCGAGGACCTGTCCGAGCCCATCTGGTCCCTGGACGAGCTGAAGGTGGAGCTGTGGCTGTACATCCTGCTGCAGAGATCCCTGGGCGAGGCACACTCGCTGGTGAGCGAGCTGGATATCGAGCACTTCCAGTTTGCAGCCGACATCCGTCGCTATTACCAGACACTCAGCCCCGAACTGCGGGCGGAGATCGCCCAGGAGCTGTATCGATCTCAGGCCGTCCGCTCGTGCGTCCTGCAGATGAGGAAAGCCTCGACCAGCGGCTGCTGGAGCCTCCAACTGGCCGGACGCCTGGCCGCTCTGCAGCCCCTGCTCCAGGACCCGGGCCTGGATTTGAGTGGGCTGGTCCAGCGCTGCTCGGAGGAGCACTCTAGTCACCAGGAGGCGGGACTGGTGCTGGGCCTGAAGCGTCTGATTGCGGAGAGGAAGACCCTGGAGCGGCAGCACTGGCCACCGCTGCTGAACTACGCCCTGCACCTCGTGGAGCCTGTCCAGCCGCTCTACCTTCGTCACCAGGCTGCGGAACTGTGCGATTTGCTGGCTCGCAAGCACTTAAAGGATCAATTGGGCTTGGGAGTTGCCAGCGTAGACGTGGAGGTGGTCGGTCGCTTTATCAGACtggtgctgctcctgctgctggacGAGGCGGAGTGGGTGCGTCACAAGGCCGCTCAGCTGGTGTGCAGTGCGGGCTTCAGGAGCGAAGTCCAAGTAGCCAAGGACATATTGCCTAGTGCCCTGACTCCGGAGTTCCTAAAAGCGGTCCTGGCAAAGCTGGAGAAGCAAGCCAACGACTCCGACTTTCTCCTGCGTCTGTTCCATCTCATCGCTGAGCCTTTCCTGGCCGCCGAAGCCAAGGATTCCGAGCCGAACATTGACGAGGACGGGGATGTCGAGGTGTTCGACAAGCAGGTGATCAACCTGTACTGCGAACCGCTGCTGGTCCTCTGCGAGTTGTCCGCCGCCTTTCGTGGGCAGTTTGGAAAGAGCCAGGAGCTGATGGCTGCTATTAATGCCCTGGGTCTACCCGCGGATTTGGTTCCTAGTTAG
- the LOC108024781 gene encoding thyroid adenoma-associated protein homolog isoform X2: MNDLNLRVAALKLCAHPKRFAELRDALVPLPERWKSAPQQYVRQFAVAGSSAEQVQVVKDIFFVDPQQDHEQVARFLADLLLASPLKHAVRNQLTKYDSSRTMRWPSRMPSDYAATPRSSCWRHCSSRSARWPEVWQRSPRRL, encoded by the exons ATGAACGACTTGAACCTGCGCGTGGCCGCCCTGAAGCTGTGTGCGCACCCCAAGCGCTTTGCGGAGCTGCGCGACGCCCTCGTTCCGCTGCCCGAGCGCTGGAAGTCGG ctccCCAGCAGTATGTGCGCCAGTTCGCAGTGGCCGGCAGCAGTGCGGAGCAGGTGCAGGTGGTCAAGGACATCTTCTTCGTGGATCCGCAGCAGGATCATGAGCAGGTGGCCCGCTTCCTGGCCGACCTCCTGCTGGCCAGTCCCCTCAAGCACGCCGTGCGCAACCAGCTGACCAAGTACG ACTCTTCTCGGACAATGCGCTGGCCAAGCAGGATGCCAAGCGACTACGCGGCCACTCCAAGGAGCAGCTGCTGGAGGCACTGCAGCAGTCGCTCGGCGAGATGGCCAGAAGTCTGGCAGAGATCACCCCGACGGCTCTGA